Proteins encoded within one genomic window of Cryptosporangium minutisporangium:
- a CDS encoding S8 family serine peptidase, which yields MDVTRSGRLLTAVFVLAVSTLAAVGTAPAARADDVRDDSWHLTALRIAEAHRLTKGDGVVVAVVDSGVDPTHPDIVGNVLPGVDIYTGEPPARGRDGYTAYHGTAMAGLIAGHGHGPGRRSGVLGIAPEAKILPVKITRSDGLISGREVARGIEWALSLDADVISISLQTPSERLIERAVTKAWNQGVPVLAASGNDGFSGTAFVEGVIPVTAIGPSGAFVESLRIMWRPVGVAAPGGDIPTAREGGYWTNTGTSNSTAIAAGVMALIKARYPNDGIVEHYRRIRLTAQDRGDPGDDTRYGCGVVDPVAALTEKLPPAPAETAADEPAPSPVARDTSKVPTAVVAGGVAWVAVLILGAVVGGVVLTVRRR from the coding sequence ATGGACGTGACCCGCTCCGGACGGCTCCTGACCGCGGTGTTCGTGCTCGCGGTGAGCACGCTCGCCGCGGTCGGGACCGCGCCTGCGGCCCGTGCCGACGACGTCCGCGACGACTCGTGGCACCTCACCGCGCTACGGATCGCCGAGGCACACCGCCTCACGAAGGGCGACGGCGTCGTGGTGGCCGTCGTCGACTCGGGTGTCGACCCGACGCACCCCGACATCGTCGGGAACGTCCTGCCGGGCGTCGACATCTACACCGGCGAGCCACCGGCCAGGGGACGCGACGGGTACACGGCCTACCACGGCACGGCGATGGCCGGTCTGATCGCCGGGCACGGCCACGGCCCCGGTCGGCGGAGCGGTGTCCTCGGCATCGCTCCGGAGGCGAAGATCCTGCCGGTCAAGATCACCCGGTCGGACGGGCTCATCAGCGGCCGCGAAGTCGCGCGGGGCATCGAGTGGGCGCTCAGCCTCGATGCGGACGTCATCTCGATCTCGCTGCAGACGCCCAGCGAGCGGCTGATCGAGCGGGCGGTGACCAAGGCCTGGAACCAGGGCGTTCCGGTGCTGGCCGCGAGCGGCAACGACGGCTTCAGCGGGACGGCGTTCGTGGAGGGCGTGATCCCGGTGACCGCGATCGGCCCGAGCGGCGCGTTCGTCGAGAGCCTGCGGATCATGTGGCGCCCGGTCGGGGTGGCGGCACCCGGTGGCGACATCCCGACCGCCCGGGAGGGTGGGTACTGGACCAACACCGGCACCAGCAACTCGACGGCGATCGCCGCCGGGGTGATGGCGCTGATCAAGGCCCGGTATCCGAACGACGGCATCGTGGAGCACTACCGCCGGATCCGGCTGACCGCGCAGGATCGCGGAGACCCCGGCGACGACACGCGGTACGGATGCGGCGTGGTGGATCCGGTCGCGGCGCTCACCGAGAAGCTACCGCCGGCACCGGCCGAGACCGCGGCGGACGAGCCGGCTCCGAGCCCGGTCGCGCGGGACACGTCGAAGGTGCCCACCGCCGTCGTGGCCGGTGGGGTGGCGTGGGTGGCCGTTCTGATCCTCGGTGCAGTCGTGGGCGGGGTCGTCCTGACAGTCCGGCGTAGGTGA